The Algoriphagus sanaruensis genome window below encodes:
- a CDS encoding SpoIIE family protein phosphatase: MLKLPQIHIGKLSLLLSILVWLALLFVDLVRLFGLLNELDSGIAPEITWILEILFFFTLYGFYSYSISKNSQNDFLNLIWRAASTGIFAATVALLIDGLYFLFGESKLASEPFLKNFFYHINFALISIFLISSALLWKHLILYQKNKRVVQQWQAFEFAMLFAMFFIFFNKNQFDYSFIFGLVILTIISIWLSGNLKWIPYLNFKEKWKSLLFLFFILISAAILFRKLVGYGGDQEFLVNLTDNLFLLALFGFVFIYTFFSFLVTLFNLPTSSVFEQKLTEAINLQRLSQSIQPEESEEQVLDILMDSCMSASYSDGAWIESQTSKGESGFSQERFLEKENKEEISTLIKSLKTANTWASETKPDLLEPLALKIDHPRFSSILIVPLVINKSVIGRMVLCKEVKDGFNKEMINIISTFTRQACIAVENHRLLNQAIQNERYQEELKIAQRVQKALLPIRLDHHDSFEICAYSNTADEVGGDYYDTFQLDENRFVLIIGDVSGKGTSAAFHMSQMKGVFHSLIQLNLSPAQFMIRANAALGKCLARNHFITASIFIIDIQARKICHSRAGHVPTLIYHAADKSSEYLLFDGLGLGILRNKQYENHVQERTLAYENGDIMVLITDGIVEAKNPKGDQFGFERIRSLVEIHHQLDAKQLQTTLIDALHHFVGGGGMIDDDYSMMVVKFNGSSSPKK, translated from the coding sequence ATGCTCAAGCTCCCACAAATCCATATAGGTAAACTCAGCCTTTTGCTCTCCATCTTGGTATGGCTGGCTTTGCTATTTGTGGATTTAGTGAGACTTTTTGGATTGCTGAATGAATTGGATTCTGGCATTGCCCCGGAGATTACCTGGATTCTAGAAATTCTATTTTTCTTCACCCTTTATGGATTTTATTCCTACTCCATAAGCAAAAATTCCCAAAATGATTTTTTAAACCTTATTTGGAGAGCTGCAAGTACCGGCATTTTTGCTGCCACGGTGGCTCTTCTGATTGATGGCCTGTATTTCTTATTTGGGGAAAGTAAGTTGGCTTCTGAGCCATTTCTGAAAAACTTCTTTTATCACATCAATTTTGCGCTGATTTCAATCTTTCTGATTTCTTCAGCGCTTCTTTGGAAACACCTCATACTTTATCAAAAAAATAAACGTGTTGTTCAGCAATGGCAAGCCTTCGAATTTGCCATGCTATTTGCGATGTTTTTTATTTTTTTCAATAAAAACCAATTCGATTACAGCTTCATTTTTGGCCTAGTTATCCTGACCATCATTTCGATTTGGCTCAGTGGGAATCTGAAATGGATTCCTTATTTGAATTTCAAGGAGAAGTGGAAATCCCTGCTCTTCCTTTTCTTCATTTTGATCAGTGCAGCCATTTTATTCAGAAAACTAGTAGGGTATGGGGGTGATCAGGAGTTCTTGGTAAACCTAACAGATAACCTCTTTTTGCTTGCGCTTTTTGGATTTGTCTTTATTTATACCTTTTTCAGTTTTTTAGTCACACTATTCAACTTGCCCACTTCCTCAGTTTTTGAACAAAAACTGACCGAGGCCATCAATCTGCAGCGACTTAGCCAGTCCATCCAACCCGAAGAAAGTGAAGAACAGGTGCTTGATATCCTAATGGATTCATGCATGAGTGCTTCTTACTCTGACGGAGCATGGATCGAATCTCAAACTAGCAAAGGTGAATCTGGCTTCTCCCAAGAGCGATTTTTGGAGAAAGAAAACAAAGAGGAAATTTCAACTCTGATCAAATCTCTAAAAACGGCCAATACTTGGGCATCAGAAACCAAACCCGATTTATTGGAACCGCTGGCTCTTAAAATTGACCACCCTAGGTTTTCATCCATTTTGATTGTCCCATTGGTGATCAATAAATCTGTAATCGGGAGAATGGTATTATGCAAAGAGGTCAAAGACGGGTTCAATAAAGAGATGATAAACATCATCAGCACGTTTACCCGTCAGGCCTGTATCGCTGTTGAGAATCACCGTCTTCTAAACCAAGCCATCCAAAACGAACGGTATCAGGAAGAATTGAAAATTGCTCAGCGAGTCCAAAAAGCTTTGCTTCCGATTCGACTCGACCATCATGATAGTTTTGAGATTTGCGCTTATTCAAATACCGCAGATGAAGTAGGCGGAGACTATTACGATACCTTCCAACTAGACGAAAACCGATTTGTGCTGATCATTGGTGACGTATCAGGAAAAGGTACCTCGGCAGCCTTTCATATGTCCCAAATGAAAGGAGTTTTTCATAGTCTCATTCAGTTGAATCTAAGCCCTGCTCAATTTATGATTCGAGCTAATGCCGCATTGGGTAAATGCCTTGCTCGGAATCATTTTATCACAGCATCCATCTTTATCATTGATATTCAAGCAAGGAAAATTTGCCATTCTCGGGCTGGGCACGTCCCAACGTTAATTTATCATGCTGCTGATAAAAGTTCTGAATACTTGCTCTTTGATGGACTGGGTTTGGGAATTTTAAGAAACAAGCAATACGAAAATCACGTTCAGGAGAGAACCTTGGCTTATGAGAACGGAGACATTATGGTCTTGATCACAGATGGAATTGTGGAAGCTAAAAATCCAAAAGGAGATCAATTTGGATTCGAACGAATCAGAAGCTTAGTGGAAATTCACCACCAACTCGACGCAAAACAACTTCAAACCACACTGATCGACGCCTTACATCACTTCGTAGGAGGTGGCGGGATGATCGATGATGATTATTCGATGATGGTGGTCAAATTCAATGGATCATCCAGCCCGAAAAAATAA
- a CDS encoding STAS domain-containing protein, with the protein MLTLEKLAENGHHFLKIKGEIDASNSVILDEAIQELIQDGAVSILVDGTGLEYISSAGLGVFMSYLEDFMDQGISLKLYGLSPKVFEVFKILGLDQLIPIFPDLNSVFSS; encoded by the coding sequence ATGTTAACACTGGAAAAATTAGCAGAAAACGGACACCACTTTCTCAAAATAAAGGGTGAAATAGATGCCAGCAACTCTGTCATATTAGATGAAGCTATCCAAGAACTTATCCAGGATGGAGCTGTCTCAATTTTGGTGGATGGCACGGGCTTGGAATATATCTCTTCGGCAGGATTGGGTGTATTTATGTCTTACTTGGAAGACTTTATGGATCAGGGAATTTCATTAAAGCTATACGGCCTTTCACCTAAAGTATTTGAAGTGTTTAAAATATTGGGATTAGATCAGTTGATCCCCATTTTTCCAGACTTGAATTCAGTCTTTTCCTCGTGA
- a CDS encoding ATP-binding protein, with translation MKSRLDLSCQTSALSDLRNFLQQSLEEISLSDIQKHQVTLAVEEVCANLIIHSHQCNPNNLIHLEINHTSDRIIFEISDDGEAFNLNEYQTPDLKEVMTEKRKGGLGIILVKKIMDQIEFETKGGTNTCRLVKWFRS, from the coding sequence ATGAAAAGTAGATTAGATCTTTCTTGCCAAACCTCAGCCTTGTCAGATCTGAGAAATTTTCTCCAGCAAAGTCTGGAAGAGATTTCTCTTTCTGACATTCAAAAACACCAAGTTACCTTGGCTGTGGAAGAAGTGTGTGCCAATCTGATCATTCACTCCCACCAATGCAACCCCAACAATCTTATCCATCTGGAAATAAATCATACATCTGACCGAATAATTTTTGAAATTTCAGATGATGGAGAGGCCTTTAATCTCAATGAATATCAAACTCCAGACCTGAAAGAGGTCATGACAGAAAAGCGTAAAGGTGGTTTAGGCATTATTTTGGTTAAAAAAATTATGGACCAGATCGAGTTTGAAACCAAGGGGGGTACCAATACTTGTAGACTGGTCAAATGGTTCCGCTCCTAA